One Streptomyces dangxiongensis genomic window, GGCTGGCCGCCGGCCTCGTCCTCGCGGCGCTGGTCGTGACCGTCGGTGCGGCCCAGGCGCGCGTGGCGGCGCCCGTGGTGGCCAAGGAACGCCAGGAACTGATCGACCGCGTCGACAGCGGGACCGCGGACGCGGACAAGCTGGAGAGCACGGTCGACAAGCTGCGCGACGACGTCGGCGCGCGTCAGCGGGCGGCCCTCAAGTCCAGCGGCGGCAGTGCCGACGCGGATCTGGTGGGCGTGCTGTCCGGTGCGACCGCCGTGCACGGGCCCGGCGTCAAGCTCGTCGTGAACGACGCCAAGGAAGCCACCAGCGGCGGGGACGGGTCCAACCCGCGGGAGACGTCGGGCTTCTCCGACACCGGCCGGCTGCGTGACCGCGACATGCAGCGTGTGGTCAACGGGCTGTGGGCCTCGGGGGCCGAGGCGGTTGCCATCAACGGGCAGCGGCTGACGGCCCTGTCCGCGATCAGGGCCGCGGGCGACGCGATCCTGGTGGACAACAGGCCGCTGGTGCCGCCGTACACGGTGCTGGCGGTGGGGGACGGGCAGCGGCTCGGCACCAGGTTCCAGAACAGCGCCGACGGCCTGTATCTGCATGCCCTGGTGGAGAACTACGGTATCCGCGCCACCATCTCCCCGGAGGGTGACGTCCGGTTGCCCGCCGCACCCAGTGTGATCGTACGTACAGCACAGCCGAGCAACGAGAACAGCGAGAAGGGCACATCGTGATCGCCGTACTGGGTCTCGTCGTGGGAGTCGTGGCCGGCCTGCTGGTCCGGCCCGAGGTTCCGGCGGTCGTCGAGCCTTACCTGCCGATCGCCGTCGTCGCGGCGCTGGACGCCGTCTTCGGCGGACTGCGGGCCATGCTCGACGGCATCTTCGACGACAAGGTCTTCGTGGTGTCGTTCCTGTCGAACGTGGTCGTCGCCGCCCTCATCGTCTTCCTCGGTGACAAGCTGGGCGTCGGCGCGCAGCTGTCCACGGGCGTCGTCGTGGTCCTGGGCATCCGGATCTTCTCCAACGCCGCGGCGATCCGGCGACACGTCTTCCGGGCGT contains:
- a CDS encoding DUF881 domain-containing protein, whose protein sequence is MCGMPQQPPVRSSPARPQRPDASMSLITNVMDHSLDDGYAEAAARKKARGEGGLPKTLRAKLGLAAGLVLAALVVTVGAAQARVAAPVVAKERQELIDRVDSGTADADKLESTVDKLRDDVGARQRAALKSSGGSADADLVGVLSGATAVHGPGVKLVVNDAKEATSGGDGSNPRETSGFSDTGRLRDRDMQRVVNGLWASGAEAVAINGQRLTALSAIRAAGDAILVDNRPLVPPYTVLAVGDGQRLGTRFQNSADGLYLHALVENYGIRATISPEGDVRLPAAPSVIVRTAQPSNENSEKGTS
- a CDS encoding small basic family protein, whose translation is MIAVLGLVVGVVAGLLVRPEVPAVVEPYLPIAVVAALDAVFGGLRAMLDGIFDDKVFVVSFLSNVVVAALIVFLGDKLGVGAQLSTGVVVVLGIRIFSNAAAIRRHVFRA